One window of Polyangiaceae bacterium genomic DNA carries:
- a CDS encoding TlpA disulfide reductase family protein — MKPAQVAQLVVVAIAALAVYSFARTARDAEGRRVCTPLCAISPNYAARNRKAPDFELPTLTGEKVSLSSFQGKVVILNFWTKTCGPCLEELPSLAELARMLKTRKDIELVTLCTDESADDARTTLSSVLGTAEPPFWVLMDPEASVVRETYGTKLYPETWFIDTKGVIRARIDGPRRWNEPIAVSFAESLKDPLACDIEFRSGRPIGPLAGLCGDGN; from the coding sequence GTGAAACCGGCGCAAGTCGCACAGCTCGTGGTCGTGGCCATCGCAGCCCTCGCGGTCTACTCCTTTGCAAGAACTGCCCGGGACGCGGAGGGCCGGCGCGTGTGCACCCCGCTCTGTGCCATCAGCCCGAACTACGCGGCGCGCAACCGCAAGGCGCCGGATTTCGAGCTCCCGACTCTGACCGGAGAGAAGGTGAGCCTGTCGTCGTTTCAGGGAAAGGTCGTCATCCTCAATTTTTGGACGAAGACCTGCGGCCCTTGTCTCGAGGAGCTACCGTCCTTGGCGGAGCTCGCGCGCATGCTCAAGACGCGCAAGGACATCGAGCTGGTGACCCTATGCACCGACGAGAGTGCCGACGACGCGCGCACCACCCTCAGCTCCGTGCTGGGCACGGCGGAACCGCCTTTTTGGGTGCTGATGGATCCCGAGGCTTCCGTCGTACGAGAGACCTACGGCACCAAGCTGTACCCGGAGACGTGGTTCATCGACACCAAGGGCGTGATTCGCGCGCGCATCGATGGCCCACGGCGTTGGAACGAACCGATCGCCGTGAGCTTTGCGGAGTCGCTGAAGGACCCGTTGGCTTGTGACATCGAGTTCCGCTCGGGGCGTCCCATCGGGCCGCTGGCAGGGCTCTGCGGCGACGGCAACTAG
- a CDS encoding ATP-binding protein: MLGLGPRDVSELSPVAQSLFECADWASMGVLVSVQRPAGHQVRLVNRALLKMLDCSELEVVGRPLTSVFAEASMDAIGAWTKARAQRQGVPQLMVRLVDENQSVRVSASAFDLAGQPALLWLVRGGRDATRVALEQSERSFREIIESAPDAIGVGTRVGIAYANPAMCAMLGHASPRALLSTPFADHVHPEDVDVAKARMAKVFMGETFGEPFAVRVRRGDGSLAEVEFLGMHISWDGEPAALVIGRDLGERRALQAQLIRDDRFSAVGTLAAGVAHEINNPLSYTLLNLEFLSKEIAKGPPPASALPRLIERIDEARHGVDRVRSIVEDLEAFSGRAETQVLQPVPLMQVLASALRVASHELQGRATMVDEVGLETWVMADAGRLEQVFVNLLVNAAQALVPDEDRPGAICVTVHIVDDVEVRVDIADNGVGIAQEHLDKVFDPFFTTKPVGVGTGLGLPICHSIVTSIGGNVSVRSASGEGTVFSVTLPVTQPPAVSPSAAPSSRRTAASRARIIVIDDERPVAAMLERLLAPAHDVEVFTSGAEAHARLMQPPAVDLVLCDLLMPGMTGMDLYRALEREQPGMEKKIIFMTGGAFTTRAAEFLRSIDNVHVQKPFDVEKVLDLVAKAATSSGS, translated from the coding sequence GTGCTGGGGCTGGGACCGAGAGACGTCAGCGAACTCAGTCCAGTAGCGCAGTCTCTCTTCGAGTGCGCGGACTGGGCGAGCATGGGGGTACTGGTCAGTGTCCAGCGACCCGCGGGGCACCAAGTACGACTCGTCAACCGCGCGCTGCTCAAGATGCTCGATTGCTCGGAGCTGGAGGTCGTCGGTAGGCCGCTCACCTCGGTGTTTGCGGAAGCGTCGATGGACGCGATCGGAGCCTGGACCAAAGCGCGCGCCCAGAGGCAGGGCGTACCCCAGCTGATGGTGCGGCTCGTGGACGAGAACCAGTCGGTGCGCGTCAGTGCGAGCGCCTTCGACCTGGCGGGTCAGCCCGCCCTGCTGTGGTTGGTGCGAGGTGGCCGGGACGCCACGCGGGTCGCGTTGGAACAATCCGAGCGCAGCTTCCGCGAGATCATCGAATCGGCTCCGGATGCCATCGGCGTGGGCACGCGTGTGGGAATTGCCTACGCCAATCCCGCCATGTGCGCCATGTTGGGGCATGCGTCCCCCCGCGCGCTGCTCTCCACTCCCTTCGCGGATCACGTGCACCCCGAGGACGTGGACGTGGCCAAGGCACGAATGGCGAAGGTGTTCATGGGCGAGACCTTCGGTGAGCCCTTTGCGGTTCGCGTCCGTCGCGGCGACGGCTCCCTAGCAGAGGTGGAGTTCCTGGGCATGCACATCTCCTGGGATGGCGAACCTGCCGCCTTGGTCATCGGGCGAGACTTGGGTGAACGACGTGCGCTGCAAGCGCAGCTGATCCGAGACGACCGCTTCTCGGCGGTTGGAACCCTGGCGGCGGGTGTCGCCCACGAGATCAACAACCCCCTCTCCTACACGTTGTTGAATCTCGAGTTCTTGAGCAAGGAAATCGCCAAGGGGCCTCCGCCGGCGTCCGCCCTGCCGCGGCTGATCGAACGTATCGACGAGGCTCGCCACGGCGTCGACCGCGTGCGCAGCATCGTGGAGGACTTGGAGGCGTTTTCCGGGCGCGCGGAGACTCAGGTGCTCCAGCCCGTGCCCTTGATGCAGGTCTTGGCCTCGGCGCTGCGGGTGGCGAGCCACGAGTTGCAGGGCAGAGCCACCATGGTGGACGAGGTCGGACTCGAAACCTGGGTGATGGCCGACGCGGGCCGACTCGAACAGGTGTTCGTCAACCTGCTGGTGAACGCGGCTCAGGCCTTGGTTCCCGACGAGGATCGCCCCGGCGCGATCTGCGTGACAGTGCACATCGTCGACGACGTGGAAGTGAGAGTAGACATTGCAGACAACGGCGTGGGCATCGCGCAAGAGCACTTGGACAAGGTATTCGACCCCTTCTTCACCACCAAGCCAGTGGGAGTGGGCACCGGACTCGGCTTGCCCATTTGCCACAGCATCGTGACGTCCATCGGCGGCAACGTGAGTGTCCGCAGCGCTTCCGGTGAAGGCACGGTCTTCTCCGTGACGCTACCCGTGACGCAACCGCCCGCCGTCAGCCCCTCCGCAGCGCCCTCCTCGCGCCGCACAGCGGCATCGCGCGCGCGCATCATCGTCATCGACGACGAGCGTCCGGTTGCCGCCATGTTGGAACGGCTACTGGCGCCGGCCCATGACGTGGAAGTGTTCACCTCTGGTGCGGAGGCTCACGCGCGACTGATGCAGCCCCCCGCCGTCGATCTGGTGCTCTGTGACTTGCTGATGCCTGGCATGACCGGCATGGACCTGTATCGTGCCTTGGAGCGCGAGCAGCCAGGCATGGAGAAGAAGATCATCTTCATGACGGGCGGCGCGTTCACGACGCGCGCCGCCGAATTCTTGCGCTCGATCGACAACGTCCACGTCCAGAAGCCCTTTGACGTCGAAAAGGTCCTCGATTTGGTGGCCAAGGCGGCCACCTCCTCGGGATCCTGA
- a CDS encoding biopolymer transporter ExbD, translated as MATIDTGSGHAKRSVNSELPLVPFIDFLLCLVAFLLVTAVWSQMARLESTAEVPGEVSTPTEPLKRLHVRMKNDSFELVWKQGETVLATSQVPRRAEKRADGSVRYPELAERLAAEWNAHGDHRATSDRKQDLAVLHATNAEPFGELAAVMDAVHSPTRALGSESVAAFNVSFAAN; from the coding sequence TTGGCAACGATCGACACGGGAAGTGGTCACGCAAAACGCAGCGTCAACAGTGAGCTGCCCTTGGTTCCATTCATCGATTTTCTGCTCTGTTTGGTGGCTTTCCTGCTGGTCACGGCCGTGTGGTCGCAGATGGCGCGACTCGAATCCACCGCTGAGGTTCCTGGTGAGGTATCCACCCCAACCGAGCCACTCAAGCGCCTACATGTGCGCATGAAGAACGACAGCTTCGAGTTGGTCTGGAAGCAGGGCGAGACGGTGTTGGCCACGTCGCAAGTTCCGCGGCGCGCTGAAAAGCGCGCGGACGGGTCGGTCCGCTATCCGGAACTGGCAGAACGGCTCGCGGCCGAGTGGAACGCTCACGGGGACCACCGCGCCACGAGCGACCGCAAGCAGGACCTCGCCGTACTCCATGCCACGAATGCGGAACCCTTCGGCGAGCTGGCTGCAGTCATGGACGCCGTGCATTCGCCAACCCGTGCCCTCGGCTCGGAAAGCGTGGCCGCCTTCAACGTCAGCTTCGCGGCGAACTAG
- a CDS encoding alpha/beta hydrolase, protein MLRPFEAVPFDQLPDRPRLPHGFARTRRYDHRLKSAHFGDHDVRIHELGSGPPLLLVHGLMTTAYSFRYVFEPLAEHFRVVAPDLPGAGASEKPDVDYSARHMAEWIYELCRSLGILGAACIGNSMGGYVCMRAALAHPDAFRCLVNEHSPGVPELRLHALHGVLGIPGSLRLLSALVQRNPERFVHRNVHYFDESLKSREEARVYAEPLRSEAGRRAFHRHLAHTMSPSGMREFVDELEVRRDAGRGFGVPLQLIYARRDPMVPPRIGKELAALLPGANLIWLEEGSHFAHIDRPQAFLSAVLPFLLEHGA, encoded by the coding sequence ATGCTGCGCCCCTTCGAGGCAGTTCCCTTCGACCAGCTTCCCGATCGTCCGCGACTACCCCACGGCTTCGCTCGCACGCGCCGCTACGACCACCGACTGAAGTCCGCTCACTTCGGCGATCACGACGTTCGCATCCACGAGCTCGGGAGTGGCCCACCCTTGCTCCTCGTCCACGGCCTGATGACCACGGCGTACTCCTTTCGCTACGTGTTCGAACCCCTTGCCGAGCATTTCCGCGTCGTGGCACCGGACCTGCCAGGCGCGGGCGCATCCGAGAAGCCCGACGTCGACTACTCCGCGCGCCACATGGCCGAGTGGATCTACGAGCTTTGCCGAAGTCTCGGCATCCTGGGTGCGGCCTGCATCGGGAATAGCATGGGCGGCTACGTGTGCATGAGAGCGGCGCTGGCGCACCCCGACGCCTTTCGTTGCCTGGTGAACGAGCACTCGCCGGGGGTGCCCGAGCTGCGACTACACGCCTTGCACGGCGTACTCGGCATCCCCGGTAGCCTGCGCCTGCTGTCGGCTTTGGTGCAACGAAACCCCGAGCGCTTCGTGCACCGCAACGTTCACTACTTCGACGAGTCTCTCAAGTCTCGGGAGGAAGCTCGCGTTTACGCCGAGCCCCTGCGAAGCGAAGCGGGTCGGCGTGCCTTCCACCGACACCTGGCACACACCATGAGCCCGTCGGGAATGCGGGAGTTCGTCGATGAACTGGAAGTGCGCCGCGACGCGGGACGCGGCTTTGGGGTTCCGCTGCAGCTGATCTATGCGCGTCGGGATCCGATGGTGCCACCCCGCATTGGAAAGGAACTAGCCGCGCTGCTCCCCGGCGCCAATCTGATCTGGCTGGAAGAAGGGTCGCACTTCGCGCACATCGACCGGCCGCAAGCCTTCTTGAGCGCCGTGCTTCCCTTCCTTCTGGAACACGGCGCCTAG
- a CDS encoding (2Fe-2S)-binding protein, with protein sequence MKSLVCRCEDVTLSELEHAMSLGHRDIESIKRYTGFGTGWCQGKGCLALCARLVKERGGEVAQGITPRPPFHPTSFAALAGLDPEWGYEED encoded by the coding sequence ATGAAGTCCCTCGTCTGCCGCTGCGAAGACGTGACGTTGAGCGAGCTCGAACACGCGATGTCTCTCGGGCATCGGGATATCGAGTCGATCAAGCGCTACACTGGCTTTGGAACCGGCTGGTGCCAGGGCAAGGGCTGCTTGGCCCTCTGCGCGCGGCTGGTGAAGGAACGCGGCGGCGAGGTTGCTCAGGGAATCACACCGCGACCGCCGTTCCATCCCACTTCCTTCGCCGCACTGGCCGGCCTGGATCCCGAGTGGGGCTACGAGGAAGACTGA